CTTCGGAAAGAAGTTCCGTCAAGCCGGATCATGTCTGCCCCGTACAAGAACCACACGTAGCCTAGCTCGTCCGCAGCAATATTATAGACGTTCATTGTGGAGTACCCTGGCTGCCACTCAATCCCATCGAACTCCAGTAGGCCGGGCGTGGAGTTACCATAACGGGTTTCGTGGGAAGCCCATAAGACGCCTCGAGAGTCGATGGCAATGTCCGCTATTCGACAGGACCCATGTGAGTCGGCGGGCGTGAACTTCAACTTCTCGCCGGTTTCTGGATCAAAACACAAGAGACCGCCCTCTGCACCAACCCAGACCTTGCCGTCATCGACCGCAAGGCAGTTCATCGCATTGCACGATGTGTAGTTGATCAAGAGCGGCTCGGCGCTCGCAAGGGCCGAAAGGGAATAACCTACCAGCAAACATGCACACAACATTAGCCCCACCTTCACAGTTAGGCTTCGATCCATTAACCAAATCGACACGTCGCATTCTCCAGGTTGTCCACAGCTTTACCCACGTTTTTTGTCGATAGCCCTTGCGATGAGTCGCGAGGTCGTCAGGGCGATGAAGTTCAGAAAAACCGAGATAAGAACAACTGCGCGGCCAAAGTCAAAGCCCTTGAACATAAACGAGGTGGCCGAAACGATGAGGGATGCTAGAATCGTTACCTTGAGGATTGAGACGAACTCGGCGAACCGTCTGGTCTCGCTGGGGCGCCGATAGAGTCCAAAGAAGAGGCAGGTCATGACCCACAAGAAGACCATCAGCGGCAGCGCCACGATGTAGCCGGCAATCGGATTGATGGGGACGCCAAAGGCGTCGGTCAGCCCAGCCCTGATGAAGTAGGCGCCTATCCAGGAGAGCGAGAAGGCGGCAACGTCTGTTATGACGAGAAGGAACGCCCGGAGCGCGAACCTGACGTTGCCAACCAGATAGCGCCTCCAGAGTCGTGATGGCTCGAGGATCAGCCGGTATAACCACTCCAGGCCGCTGTTGCGCATCCACTTTGGAGCGCGGCTTGTCCTCCCTGAAACGTATTCCAGAAGGGCGCCCACGCCCCAACACAGCGGAACGTTCAAACTGTCGATATGCCGCCTGATCCAGACCTCCTGCCTCGGGACGCTCATACCCACGAGCAGAATATGGGGCTTTGCAGCCTTGATTCGTGAGATCAAAGCGATCTCCTGCGCCTCGTCGAAAAAGCCGCTTTCTGTGCCGACTATCTGGAGTTTCGGGAACTGGCCGTGAAGCTTTTCCGCCGCAATCTGTGCAACGCCGGGCTCGGAGCCGAGCAGAAAAAGCCTAAACCCCCTCCGTTCGCTCAACTCGCAGACCTTGTCAAAGAAGTCCGCCGCAGTGAGCCTTTCAGGGAGAGCGGTGCCAAACAGTTTCGAGGCCCAGACAACCCCCATCCCATCAGCATAGACCAGGTCAGCCCCGTCAATCGCCTCTTTGTACGCAGAATTGCGATAATACTGGTTGACGCAATCAACGTTCACGTAAGCGATCTGATGGCTCTTGCCAGATGATGACGCGAGACGCTCGATCGCGTCAAGCAGCATGTTGAGCGTCAGAACGTCTATCGAGATTCCAAGGACAGTGGCTGTGTTTCGCATCAGACGCGTGCCTTCCTCATGATGAGCAAAGCTTACGAAAGCGGTGTCAGATGTCAAATCCTGACGGATTTGCGATGTAAGCTCATGGCGCCCAGCTCTGGGCGGGTGCTTCTATCTCATTTGTCTCAATCTGGCGCTAGGTAGAACTATTAAAGCGAACGAATCTCCAGCTTTGCTAAACGAATCGCCAGATTCTCCGATACTTTGAGCATGAGCTGGTCATCGGAATCTTGGCGATGTGGGCACATATCGAGGGTGGTTGCACTTGGCGGTCTTCATTCATGCTGAGGCAAGAGCGATGTTGAATAAGCTCGGGAAGCCCTCCTAAGAGGGGTGTGCCTATGAGGGAGCGCATGCTGATAATCGGATTGTGGCTGTCGCTCGGCCTATGGGTCGGGGAATCGCTGCTCGACGCCTACATTTTCTACCACGGGCAGCTTGCTGACCATCTGTTTCCAACAAACCCTAATCAGCTTTGGATGCGTTGCCTTTCGGCTGGGATAATCATCGGCTTCAGCGCTTACGCCGACAGGATAATCCACAGTCGCCATGATGCCGAAACTGCCCTTCACGAGTCTGAAGACAAGTATCAAGAACTCGTTGAAAACGCCAACAGCGTTGTGATGCGCATGTCTCCCGGCGGGAAGATCATCTACATGAACAGGTTCGGGTTGGACTTTTTTGGATACTCGGAGGATGAGCTTATCGGCCAAAATACGATCGGGTGGATAGTCCCCCAAACCGATTTGTCGGGGCGGAACCTTGCGGCGATGATCGAGGACATCGGCGTAACTCCCGAACGATACGTCAACAATGAGAACGAAAACGTGTGCAAAGATGGCTCGAGGGTGTGGATCTCCTGGACTAATAAGACAATATATGACAGCCGCGGCGAGATCTGGGAGGTTCTCTGCATCGGCAACGACATCACTGAACGTAAGCAAGCAGAGGACAATCTTGGGTTCGCTCTCCAAAAAGTTCAAGAGATGTCACTTATAGATCAGCTAACTGGCCTCAAGAACAGGCGAGGCTTCATGACCCTTGCCTCGCAGCAGGTGAAAGTAGCTGAACGCACCCAGGAAGGCTTGCGCCTCGTCTTCGTTGACCTCGATGGTCTGAAGTGGATTAACGATAACCTCGGCCACAACGTCGGAGACCAGGCCATCATTGAGGCCGCAGACGTTCTCCGAGAAACGTTTCGCGATTCGGACATAATCGCTCGCCTCGGTGGCGATGAGTTCGCTGTCCTTGCCATCGATGTATCACCCAATGTGCCGTTTTCTACTTACCGGATCGCAAAGACGCTCAAGGAGCACAACTCGCAGGAGGACCGCCGATACGAGCTCGAGATGAGCGTTGGTGTTGCGTCCTACGACCCTAAGTCGTGTTCATCGATCGAGGCGCTTCTCAAGCGCGCAGATGAGCTCATGTACATGGAGAAACGGCGACGGAAAGCAACGCGTGGGCGCCCCGCCCGCGAAAGAAGACCACGGGCACACGAACTTCCTGACGGCTCCTCACAATTGATCATCTGAACTTGCGGCGCTGAGGCTCTCCCATAAGCCATCGTCGAGCCTCGAAGTGGCGGTGCTTGCCCCGACCTAAGGCTAGACGGGTGCCTGCGTCTTTCGGTCATTACAACAAATGACAGCGCGAGAGAATGCCGACCGCGGGTGAACCTTCAATGGCTTCTCACCATAGCTTGCCGGTCTGAGCGATGCCGGTCCCCACAAGATATAATTTGCTTGAAGTCGCGACCTTTTGTATTCTCGATATGAGTGCAAATGGAGAGGTTTATTCATCACTGTATTTGGAGGGATTGAGGATGCGCAAATTAACAATCTTGGCGGTTTTGACAGTTGTAAGTTTGCTAGTGGGCTCCGTTTTGGCTGAGACGATCGAGGACAAGCTCACGTACCAGGGCAACAAGGCGCGCATAAGCGTCGGCCGGATCAAGACCAAGGCCAACAGGTGTTCGGGCACGATGGCGTCCAGCTTTGGCGAGATGCTCTCGACGGCCCTGACTAACAACCCCAGGTTTATTGTGCTCGCAAGCGGCGAGGACCTCGGCGAGATCATGGATGAGATCCGCTTCGCCCAGGGTGGCGCGGTTGAGGAGGGCAAGGGTCCCGAGGGCGGTCTCATGGAAGGCGCTGATGTGCTTATTACAGGTTCCGTCACGATGTTCGAGCCTGACGCGCAGGGCGCCAAGATCGGCCTCGGAGGCACGAGCTGGAAGAGCAAGCTCTGGGGTGGGACTAACCTGAAGCTCAAGAAGGCCATCATGGGCCTCGACCTGAAGCTCATCGACATTAGACAGCGGAGGGTGATCTTTGCGAGCAATGTCGAGGGAAAATCCACCAGCTGGGGCGTCGGCGGCCACGGCGGCGGCTGGGGCAGGGATGGGGTCCTCCGCGGCGGTCTAGGCGTCTATTCCAACAGCCCAATGGAGAAGGCCATTCGTGTGTGCCTTAATAATCTGGTTGAGGAAGTAGCCAGTAAGCTGCCCAGCGGCTACTACCGCTATAAGGGCAAGGGCAAATACACCCAGGAATACGGGCAATCTGAGTCCCAGACGCAGACGACTACTCAGCCCGCGTCGCAGCCAGCAAAAGAACCTCCGGCCAAGAAGGAAGAACCAGCTAAGCCGACGCCTGCTCCCAGAAAGACAATTAGCAAAAGGGCTTGCGATTTCGTATCCGGCGAAAAGACGCTCTGGATCGATGACTTGAGCGAGGACGAGGTTGGCGAGTTCCCGTTCAACAACAAGCTGGACCGCGGCAATTTCGAGGTGGTCGATATCGGCGGTGAGAAGTGGATCATGGCGTCCACTGACGGGAAGCTGATGCCCAATACTGGCAAGATGAGTCTGCCGGAGAAATGGACGCTGGAGATGGATGTCTATAAGCCAAAAACCGACACTAGCTCGCCATACGTTACGATTTGCTTTTTTGACCCGAAAGGTTCTCAGTTCTCCCGACTCCATTACTTCTGCTACGGTGGCAATTTGGATATCAAGGGGAAAAATGTTGGGCGAAAGGATATGAAGGTCTTTGGCGATAAGGGCGTTCATCATATCAGGCTCATGGTGAGCGAAAGGTCGATCAAGGCTTACATTGATGACACTCGCGTTGCTAATGTGCCGAATCATGATGGATTCTCGCCGGCAAGCTTCGCGATAGAGATTCACCAGGGCTGCACAGAGAAGAGACCGTTTTATTTCCGCGGCTTTAGGATCGCGGCGGGAGACAAATAAACTTCGGTATTATCGAGACCTGGGCCGTCGCCTGGGCAAGTAGCCCCTGGCGTGTTCCCAAGTGCCCATTGTCCAAAAGAGAAATCGCCCACCCCGGCCGTGTGCAGAGGTGGGCGACTCACGGTAGTTGTTACCTCAGATAGCGCTTAGAAGGGTTGTTCGGACCCAAACGACCAGGGCA
This region of bacterium genomic DNA includes:
- a CDS encoding WecB/TagA/CpsF family glycosyltransferase, which codes for MRNTATVLGISIDVLTLNMLLDAIERLASSSGKSHQIAYVNVDCVNQYYRNSAYKEAIDGADLVYADGMGVVWASKLFGTALPERLTAADFFDKVCELSERRGFRLFLLGSEPGVAQIAAEKLHGQFPKLQIVGTESGFFDEAQEIALISRIKAAKPHILLVGMSVPRQEVWIRRHIDSLNVPLCWGVGALLEYVSGRTSRAPKWMRNSGLEWLYRLILEPSRLWRRYLVGNVRFALRAFLLVITDVAAFSLSWIGAYFIRAGLTDAFGVPINPIAGYIVALPLMVFLWVMTCLFFGLYRRPSETRRFAEFVSILKVTILASLIVSATSFMFKGFDFGRAVVLISVFLNFIALTTSRLIARAIDKKRG
- a CDS encoding CsgG/HfaB family protein — encoded protein: MRKLTILAVLTVVSLLVGSVLAETIEDKLTYQGNKARISVGRIKTKANRCSGTMASSFGEMLSTALTNNPRFIVLASGEDLGEIMDEIRFAQGGAVEEGKGPEGGLMEGADVLITGSVTMFEPDAQGAKIGLGGTSWKSKLWGGTNLKLKKAIMGLDLKLIDIRQRRVIFASNVEGKSTSWGVGGHGGGWGRDGVLRGGLGVYSNSPMEKAIRVCLNNLVEEVASKLPSGYYRYKGKGKYTQEYGQSESQTQTTTQPASQPAKEPPAKKEEPAKPTPAPRKTISKRACDFVSGEKTLWIDDLSEDEVGEFPFNNKLDRGNFEVVDIGGEKWIMASTDGKLMPNTGKMSLPEKWTLEMDVYKPKTDTSSPYVTICFFDPKGSQFSRLHYFCYGGNLDIKGKNVGRKDMKVFGDKGVHHIRLMVSERSIKAYIDDTRVANVPNHDGFSPASFAIEIHQGCTEKRPFYFRGFRIAAGDK
- a CDS encoding sensor domain-containing diguanylate cyclase, giving the protein MRERMLIIGLWLSLGLWVGESLLDAYIFYHGQLADHLFPTNPNQLWMRCLSAGIIIGFSAYADRIIHSRHDAETALHESEDKYQELVENANSVVMRMSPGGKIIYMNRFGLDFFGYSEDELIGQNTIGWIVPQTDLSGRNLAAMIEDIGVTPERYVNNENENVCKDGSRVWISWTNKTIYDSRGEIWEVLCIGNDITERKQAEDNLGFALQKVQEMSLIDQLTGLKNRRGFMTLASQQVKVAERTQEGLRLVFVDLDGLKWINDNLGHNVGDQAIIEAADVLRETFRDSDIIARLGGDEFAVLAIDVSPNVPFSTYRIAKTLKEHNSQEDRRYELEMSVGVASYDPKSCSSIEALLKRADELMYMEKRRRKATRGRPARERRPRAHELPDGSSQLII